The genomic region CATATACTGCAGCCGTCCGGAGATCCGGCGGAGTTTGCACTTTATATGGCAGGAGTAAAATAGATGGAACAGTTAAAAAAACAACTTGCGGCATTCGGATGGCCGCGTATTATTATTTTCTTATTCCTCTTGTCGCTGTTTATTGCAGCGCCTTTTGTGAATGTCAGTATCGGCGCATCTCTTTCGGATACAATAAACCGCTTTGGGATGAATGCCCTCTTGGTGCTTGCGATGGTGCCGATGGTGCAGGCAGGCTGCGGTCTTAACTTCGGGTTATCGCTCGGCGTTATCGGCGGACTGCTCGGTGCGACAATCGCGATGGAACTGAACTTAGTTGGATGGGCAGGCTTTTTTTCAGCCGTGTTTTTTACGATATTAATCTGTGCGGTGATCGGCTATGCTTACGGTAAACTCTTGAATCTGATTAAAGGCGAAGAGATGACCATCGCTTTGTATGTCGGCTTTGCTGCGGTTATGTTCATGTCGATTTTGTGGCTGCTGTTGCCGTACACCAATCCGACAATGGTGTGGGGCTATGCGGGAAAAGGCTTACGTACAACCATCACGCTCGAAGGATACTGGCTGAAAATACTGAATAATTTATGGGCGTTTCAAGCAGGTTCATTCGTGTTTCCGACCGGGCTTATTCTCTTTGTCCTTGTCTGCTTTTTTATTATGAAGGTATTTATGAAGACACGGACGGGAACGGCATTGACTGCGGTCGGTTCAAATCCCGAATTTGCGCGGGCGAGCGGTGTGAATATCGATCGAGCGCGGATTATCAGTACGGTGTTGTCCACCGTTATCGGCGGTGTCGGGATTTTGCTGTATCAGCAAAGTTTCGGCTTTATTCAGCTGTATCAAGCGCCGCTCTTTATGGCCTTCCCGGCGGTAGCGGCTATTCTTATCGGCGGCGCATCGGTCAATAAAGCCTCAATTTTAAACGTAATGCTGGGAACATTTCTGTTTCAAGGTATTTTAACAATGACTCCCTCGGTTATTAACAGTGTGCTGCAAACCGATATGTCGGAGGTTATCCGTATTGTGTTGTCAAACGGTATGATTTTGTATGCACTGACGCGGAAGACGCAGGCGGCGAGGTAGATTATGGTATCGTCTAATATGCTTAAAAAGAAGTGGGAAAATTTTTCCGCGGTTGATTTTATTCTGGATAATTTGGTATCCATCATATTTTTGGTTATTTCGTTCCTTGCCATTCCCGTGTCGGGCTTATCGGCGCACCATATTATCGCCGAAATTTTAACGCGGATCGGCAGAAACTCCTTTTTGGTGTTTGCGCTCATCCTGCCGATTATGGCAGGGATGGGGATTAACTTCGGGATGGTGCTCGGCGCGATGGCTGGGCAGATCGGCCTTATTTTTGCAATGGACTGGAGCATCGGCGGTATCTACGGATTGGTATTCGCAGCCTGCATCGGGATGCCGATATCCATCTTGCTTGGGATTGTCGCCGGTTCGGTACTGAACCGTGCCCGCGGGCGGGAAATGGTTACCAGTTATATCCTCGGGTTTTTCTTTAACGGAATTTATCAATTCTTTGTGCTGTACATCCTCGGGTCGGTTATTCCGATGCACAATAAGGCGATTATGCTTTCCCGCGGCTACGGAGTGCGCAATACGCTTGAGTTAGCGCCCGTACGGCAGATGCTCGATACGGCAATCCCGCTCACGATTGCAGGGTTTAAAATTCCGATTCTTTCGTATCTGATTATCATTGCGCTGTGTTTTTTTATCGTGTGGTTTAGAAAGACCAAGCTCGGACAGGATATGCGGGCAATTGGGCAGAATCAGACGGTTGCACTCGCTTCGGGTATTGCAGTTGAACGGACGCGGATTATTTCGATTGTTATTTCTACAGTGCTTGCCTGTATCGGGCAGATTATCTTCTTGCAGAATATGGGAAACATGAGCACTTATAACGCGCATGACCAAACCGGATTCTTTGCCGCTGCGGCAATTCTCGTCGGAGGCGCTTCGGTAAATAAGGCAAATATTAAAAATGTCTTTATCGGCATTATCTTGCTGCACTTTTTGTACATCGTTACGCCGATGGCGGGACAGCACCTTTTTGATTCTGCGATGATCGGTGAATACTTCAGACAGTTTTCCGGCTATGCGGCGATTGCGTTATCGCTTGTTATGCACGCGGCGCGTAATCAAAAGAATGCGGAAAAACAGCGGGCTGCGCTGCGGGCCGAAAGCGGGAGGGCATAATGATTCGGGTACGTTCAAAAAAAGGTCAGCGGCTGGTTAAAATAGGCTTGGTCATTTTTTATTTGCTCATTATGGCGCTTATGTTTTTATTCGGCCGCTCTCATACCGTGCTGATAGACAACAATAGCGATCCGAACGGCGCATATAAAGCGATTGACGGCTGTACCATTTCGTTTAACGGTGAAAAACCTATCGAGATGTTTAAGGGCGACCGCGATAAAATTATGCTGCGGGGTCAGACTCATCATGTAAAGGTTAGCTTCTTTAACGGACAAGAAGATGTTACCGGTACTATCACCATTCCGCTTTTTGAAGATGCGGTGATGGTGTCAATTCCGGCCTTTGTTACAGGCAAAAATGCCGTCAGTCATTTTGAGTTATACGCTCCGACGGAAGAGTAGGGCGGGGATGGGTAACCTAAAATTATGAATTATGATTAGGTGCGCTTTCCGCACCTCTTATCATTGGCCCCCGTTTTTGCTATAGTTTGCGGTATGCCTCAAGATTTTGTTCATTTACACGTGCACTCCGACTATTCGCTGTTGGACGGCGCTTCTTCCATAAAGAAACTGATAACAACCGCCAAAAACCTCGGACAAACAGCCCTCGCGCTGACCGACCACGGCAATATGTTTGCCGCCTTGCGCTTTTTCCGCGAATGTAAGGCGCAGGGGATAAAGCCGGTTATCGGCTGCGAAGTATATGTTGCGAACGGCAGCCGGTTCGCAAAGCCGGAGAATACCAATACCGGCGTCCGCAAATACTTTCACCTTATCCTGCTTGCCGAAACCGAAACCGGCTACCGGAATTTGATGGTGCTGTGCTCCAAAGGCTACACCGAGGGTATGTACTATAAACCGCGCATTGACGAGGAGCTGCTGACACAGTATTCGGAGGGGCTTATCTGCCTTTCAGCCTGTCTTGCGGGAGAATTGCCGTCGCTGCTGTTGCAGGGTAAAAAGGCCGAGGCCGAGGCTCATGTCAGGCGTTACCGCAGCATATTCGGCATCAACAATTACTTTATCGAGCTGCAAAAGCATGGTATCGCCGACGAGGAGAAGGTTGCGCCGATGCTGATTGAGATGGCACGCAAGATAGGCGTGCCGATGGTGGTAACGAACGATGCTCACTATGCGGAGCAAAAGGATGCGGTTGCGCAGGATATTCTCCTCTGTATCGGCACAAAAAAGAACCGTTCCGATACCAACCGCATGAAGTTTGAAACCGATCAATTCTATCTTAAATCGGCAGAGGAGATGGAACAGCTCTTTCCCGGTTATCCCGAAATGTTGTCCAACACCTGCCGCATCGCGGATCGCTGTAATTTTGACATTCCGCAGCCGGGGCCGCTTCTTCCCGTGTATCAAATACCGGAAGATTTTGCGACAAAAGAAGAGTACATCACCCACCTCGTGCACGAGGGATTAAAAAAACGCTACGATCCCGTTACCGAAGAGATGACCCAGCGTGCCGACTATGAACTCGGCATTATCATGAAGATGGATTTTGTCGGGTACTTCCTCATCGTATGGGATTTTATCAACTGGGCGAAGGAGCACGGCATTCCAGTTGGGACGGGGCGCGGTTCCGGGGCGGGTTCCATTGTCGCCTACGCGATGCGGATCACCGATATCGACCCGCTCAAATACAAGCTGCTGTTTGAACGCTTCCTTAATCCCGAACGTATTTCCATGCCGGACTTTGATGTTGACTTCTGCTTCGAACGGCGGCAGGAGGTTATCGACTATGTCCGCAGAAAATACGGCGATGAGAGCGTCGGACAGATTATCACGTTTGGAACCCTAAAGCCGAAAGCCGCGATCAAGGATGTCGGGCGGGTGTTGGAAATTCCGCTCGGCGAGGTCAATGCCATCACTAAAATGATGCCGTCCGATCCCAAGCTCACGTTTGAAAAGGCCTTTGCGGATGTCCCCGAGCTTGCCGAAATGCGCTCCGACCCGCGGTACACGGAGCTTTTTTCCATTGCGGAAAAGCTTGAAGACCTCAACCGGAACACGAGCCTTCATGCGGCGGGTATCGTTATCGGTAAAACGAAGCTGACCGATTATGTACCGCTGTACAAGGATTCCAAAACGGGTAAGACCGCTTCTCAGTTTACGATGGATTTAATAGAAGACTGCGGTTTGGTAAAGATGGACTTCCTCGGGCTTAAGACGCTGACGCTGATTAAGCATACGGAAG from Treponema vincentii harbors:
- a CDS encoding ABC transporter permease subunit yields the protein MEQLKKQLAAFGWPRIIIFLFLLSLFIAAPFVNVSIGASLSDTINRFGMNALLVLAMVPMVQAGCGLNFGLSLGVIGGLLGATIAMELNLVGWAGFFSAVFFTILICAVIGYAYGKLLNLIKGEEMTIALYVGFAAVMFMSILWLLLPYTNPTMVWGYAGKGLRTTITLEGYWLKILNNLWAFQAGSFVFPTGLILFVLVCFFIMKVFMKTRTGTALTAVGSNPEFARASGVNIDRARIISTVLSTVIGGVGILLYQQSFGFIQLYQAPLFMAFPAVAAILIGGASVNKASILNVMLGTFLFQGILTMTPSVINSVLQTDMSEVIRIVLSNGMILYALTRKTQAAR
- a CDS encoding ABC transporter permease subunit, translated to MVSSNMLKKKWENFSAVDFILDNLVSIIFLVISFLAIPVSGLSAHHIIAEILTRIGRNSFLVFALILPIMAGMGINFGMVLGAMAGQIGLIFAMDWSIGGIYGLVFAACIGMPISILLGIVAGSVLNRARGREMVTSYILGFFFNGIYQFFVLYILGSVIPMHNKAIMLSRGYGVRNTLELAPVRQMLDTAIPLTIAGFKIPILSYLIIIALCFFIVWFRKTKLGQDMRAIGQNQTVALASGIAVERTRIISIVISTVLACIGQIIFLQNMGNMSTYNAHDQTGFFAAAAILVGGASVNKANIKNVFIGIILLHFLYIVTPMAGQHLFDSAMIGEYFRQFSGYAAIALSLVMHAARNQKNAEKQRAALRAESGRA
- a CDS encoding DUF6672 family protein, whose product is MIRVRSKKGQRLVKIGLVIFYLLIMALMFLFGRSHTVLIDNNSDPNGAYKAIDGCTISFNGEKPIEMFKGDRDKIMLRGQTHHVKVSFFNGQEDVTGTITIPLFEDAVMVSIPAFVTGKNAVSHFELYAPTEE